From the Argopecten irradians isolate NY chromosome 13, Ai_NY, whole genome shotgun sequence genome, one window contains:
- the LOC138306623 gene encoding uncharacterized protein, translated as MVTSMFQILPYTPGDFHVSKVGIEYITVEWTSNFNGGYPQMFDIYVMIVGDDGWEPGILNISDVGQGTRMECIIGELMPNTEYILRLDVSNKLGSGHSTQLRYWTLAPPRITVLRFQCETYIHLFQVRGTLISVTPPEADRCDIMVDINSNTTTEVILLYEQQTVARAEATHTAGTYRIHLNNLRCNQTGEYIVRASKSFRDNSDDAYRYDQPFELRVACSPRILSTSNRTIGLTSGRYNTVPINVTVIANPSPSFDWSEGVSSLPVLKTNLYTYIIRGIVEAKTVTEYREDHVNITNGLGQVLTVTFQIRPEGVPQTPTDFRVAKVGVNSITVTWTSVFDGGYLQIFDIYIMAVEDVGWRPGVLGIPDPGQGTLMEHTIGNLTSYTEYILRLGVSNKLGSGNSTQLRYWTLDVPQKIFKLPFIILTVSLGILIIATIIIIIRITTHQKAKQVKDRCPDQGPTINHALHPITDPSNSNHDHVYASVDGEVSVQTTGTRHRAETEEITRHQYFYASVNEGSLNSRTRNLHGNEDDTAVATDGDRQYLEIIEMRGSEDDTATATAGERQYLEIIEMKESEGGADSFHYLQMDKPKDNIDGMSLDADMQYIEMGASEGGTKVLTASDTNDIMYDREEEKRHLYLKPKAPRPVTNIKTSDEEDNTEVKVPVGDGNEYTKLKIPRGGAHLYGVPLAQLEANSAIPDVDTEEGMTETLTNQKGDSDSDYDEAVSK; from the exons ATGGTAACATCTATGTTTCAGATCTTACCGTATACGCCTGGGGACTTCCATGTTTCCAAGGTAGGCATTGAATATATCACGGTTGAGTGGACATCCAATTTTAACGGTGGGTATCCTCAGATGTTCGACATATATGTAATGATCGTAGGGGACGATGGATGGGAACCTGGTATATTGAACATTTCAGATGTTGGACAGGGGACACGAATGGAATGCATTATAGGGGAACTCATGCCAAATACTGAATATATACTTAGACTGGACGTCTCCAATAAGCTGGGATCTGGACATTCAACACAGCTACGGTATTGGACTTTGG CTCCACCTCGAATCACAGTTCTTAGGTTCCAGTGcgaaacatacatacatttattcCAAGTACGCGGTACGTTGATCTCAGTCACCCCGCCAGAGGCAGATAGGTGTGACATCATGGTAGACATCAACAGCAACACAACTACTGAAGTAATCCTATTATATGAACAACAAACTGTCGCCAGAGCTGAAGCCACCCATACAGCAGGAACATACAGGATACATCTAAACAATCTTCGGTGTAACCAAACAGGGGAGTATATTGTCAGAGCGTCGAAGTCCTTCAGAGATAACAGCGATGACGCCTACCGTTATGACCAGCCGTTTGAGCTTCGTGTTGCTT GTTCGCCGAGAATATTATCCACTAGCAACAGAACAATTGGACTAACAAGTGGAAGATATAATACAGTCCCAATTAACGTGACAGTCATAGCGAACCCCAGTCCCTCTTTTGATTGGTCTGAAGGTGTGAGCAGCCTCCCTGTTCTAaaaaccaatttatacacatatatcaTCAGGGGTATTGTTGAAGCTAAGACAGTGACGGAGTACAGAGAAGATCATGTTAACATCACAAACGGCCTAGGACAGGTGTTAACTGTCACATTCCAGATTCGACCTGAAG GTGTACCTCAAACACCGACGGATTTCCGTGTTGCTAAGGTAGGAGTGAACAGTATAACGGTTACGTGGACATCAGTCTTTGACGGTGGTTATCTTCAAATATTCGACATATATATCATGGCTGTCGAGGACGTAGGATGGCGGCCCGGTGTGTTGGGTATCCCTGATCCTGGACAGGGCACACTTATGGAACATACCATAGGTAATCTCACATCttatacagaatatatactTCGACTGGGTGTCTCCAATAAGCTGGGATCAGGAAATTCAACACAGTTACGGTATTGGACACTAG ATGTCCCCCAGAAAATCTTTAAGCTACCCTTCATCATACTTACCGTTTCTCTCGGAATTTTGATCATTGCTACGATTATCATAATCATTAGGATAACAACACATCAAAAAGCCAAACAAG TAAAAGACAGGTGTCCGGATCAGGGTCCAACCATTAATCATGCACTCCACCCTATTACCGATCCTAGTAATTCGA ACCATGACCACGTGTATGCTTCTGTGGATGGGGAAGTAAGTGTCCAAACCACAGGAACACGACACAGAGCTGAGACGGAGGAAATCACAC GTCACCAGTATTTTTATGCCTCAGTGAACGAAGGAAGTCTGAACTCAAGGACAAGAAATCTGCATGGAAACGAAG ATGACACCGCAGTTGCAACAGATGGAGACAGACAGTATTTAGAGATTATAGAGATGAGAGGATCAGAGG ATGACACTGCTACTGCAACGGCTGGTGAACGGCAGTATTTAGAGATCATAGAGATGAAAGAATCAGAag GTGGCGCCGACAGTTTTCATTATTTGCAGATGGATAAACCAAAAG ATAACATTGATGGTATGTCCCTGGATGCAGACATGCAATATATAGAGATGGGAGCATCCGAAG GTGGCACCAAAGTGTTAACGGCCAGTGACACAAACGATATCATGTATGACAGGGAAGAAG AAAAGAGGCATTTGTATCTAAAACCAAAGGCGCCACGTCCTGTGACCAATATCAAAACAA GTGACGAAGAAGATAACACCGAAGTAAAAGTTCCAGTAG GGGATGGAAACGAGTATACTAAATTAAAAATTCCAAGAG GTGGTGCACACTTGTATGGCGTACCTCTCGCTCAACTTGAGGCCAACAGTGCAATCCCAGACGTAG ACACAGAAGAAGGCATGACAGAGACTTTAACCAATCAAAAAGGCGACAGTGATTCCGACTACGATGAAGCAGTGTCTAAATAA